From one Colletotrichum destructivum chromosome 3, complete sequence genomic stretch:
- a CDS encoding Putative EF-hand domain, mechanosensitive ion channel MscS, LSM domain superfamily, which yields MTTPTNRDRSNSDENEKRSSHTDDSLQTATDPSSVPPQQEKMTRLNTDNLLPLPTDAHGPGPISPQDSREQASRLNDDLELLRAERFVSNQEHELSQQRSRQGRTREPEPEDVFATNPTAVEAVKPPPEKKAGAFAFALWKWLRKFPRVFRYSVYMIPGAALLLIPVLLGHFAVVPESSAVGGANGVYLTWFGIWLEVVWCSLWGSRMITSFMPLIFGGIAIVMGSSNHKKWKDIGQGLELHTALFMWMLAVLCSYSPILNGHRVLPDNFNEDEDDLPHVQWIDVVQKVIIAFFVLAALNWVEKICIQWIATSFHQRTYVQRIETNKSDIDHLVHLYEHSKMRINREDSIWLTTENGNRSGARTPMGVMGKNVRSVFNKAGGVAARVGNDFIGRKVAFNHARKITYEMLRNTASAHSLARLIFRSLAKEGQETIFLEDMQVAFKTAEEAEHAFSIFDKDLNGDISMQEMEGTCNEIHLERKAIAASLKDLDSVIKKLDKVFLFIIVIIAIIVFISIISGSAAAGLASAGSSFLGLAWMLQATAQEFLQSIIFVFVKHPFDVGDRVTVYGNTGTLGTGDDYYVTEISLLYTEFKKMEGHIVQAPNSVLNTLFILNQRRSAGLADPIELKLGFGTDPELIDELKSRMLNFCLENKRDYQPRIISEVKTLNEVQSFTMNLIFFHKSNFQNELLRLQRHNKFAAQLMAEVRSVGLQGPWQVQPGGSRDTPFYWAGGAPPSYDSSKPGPSGNEPSTPATAGDTQSHHSLAHSTSVGPAVVTRSRADSRTGVVPFIDDNWSDFQDVFEARREVHQPHVSRLQSIRERSDLERPQSSTSGAAASRQSHESGSQRRRFFGRPRSSSRTKTGDIV from the coding sequence ATGACGACTCCAACGAATCGTGACCGCTCCAATTCGGACGAAAATGAGAAGCGCTCTTCTCATACAGATGATAGCCTCCAGACGGCAACGGATCCCAGCTCCGTGCCGCCTCAGCAGGAGAAGATGACCCGCCTCAATACCGATAaccttctccccctcccgaCCGACGCACATGGCCCCGGCCCCATATCTCCCCAAGACTCCCGCGAACAGGCCTCGCGTCTgaacgacgacctcgaacTTCTGCGCGCTGAACGCTTCGTTTCCAACCAGGAACATGAGTTATCGCAACAGCGCTCCCGTCAGGGTAGGACCCGagagcccgagcccgaggacgtCTTCGCGACCAACCCCACGGCTGTCGAGGCCGTGAAGCCGCCCCCCGAAAAGAAAGCCGGCGCCTTTGCCTTCGCCCTCTGGAAGTGGCTGAGAAAATTCCCTCGTGTCTTCCGTTATTCCGTCTACATGAttcccggcgccgcccttctgCTCATTCCCGTCCTTCTCGGTCATTTTGCCGTCGTTCCTGAGAGCTcagccgtcggcggcgccaacggtGTGTACCTCACCTGGTTCGGCATTTGGCTCGAGGTTGTTTGGTGTTCGCTTTGGGGCTCCCGCATGATCACAAGCTTCATGCCGCTTATCTTTGGCGGCATCGCCATAGTCATGGGTTCTAGCAACCACAAGAAGTGGAAGGACATTGGCCAGGGCCTTGAGCTGCACACTGCCCTCTTCATGTGGatgctcgccgtcctctGCTCATACTCTCCCATTCTCAACGGTCACCGCGTCCTGCCGGACAACTTTaacgaggacgaagatgatTTGCCTCACGTTCAGTGGATCGATGTTGTCCAAAAGGTCATCATCGCGTTCTTCGTCCTGGCAGCCCTCAACTGGGTCGAGAAGATCTGCATTCAGTGGATCGCGACTTCTTTCCATCAGCGCACCTACGTCCAGCGAATCGAGACCAACAAGAGCGATATCGACCACCTCGTACACCTGTACGAGCACTCCAAGATGCGCATTAACCGCGAGGACTCCATCTGGCTCACGACGGAGAACGGCAACAGATCGGGTGCCCGCACTCCCATGGGTGTCATGGGCAAGAATGTCCGTTCCGTCttcaacaaggccggcggcgtggcggCTCGCGTTGGAAACGATTTCATAGGACGAAAGGTCGCTTTCAACCACGCCCGCAAGATCACCTACGAGATGTTACGCAATACTGCCTCGGCCCACTCTCTGGCTCGTCTCATCTTCCGCAGCTTGGCCAAAGAAGGCCAGGAGACCATCTTCCTCGAGGATATGCAGGTTGCTTTCAAGACGGCTGAAGAAGCAGAGCACGCCTTCAGCATTTTCGACAAGGATCTCAATGGCGACATCTCCATGCAAGAGATGGAGGGAACCTGCAATGAAATTCATCTAGAGCGCAAGGCCATCGCTGCCTCGCTCAAGGATCTCGACTCCGTCATTaagaagctcgacaaggtgttcctcttcatcattgtcatcatcgccatcatcgtctttaTCTCCATTATTTCGggctctgccgccgccggtcttGCCTCTGCCGGTTCCAGCTTTCTCGGTCTCGCGTGGATGCTTCAGGCCACTGCCCAGGAGTTCCTGCAGTccatcatcttcgtcttcgtcaagcACCCCTTCGACGTTGGTGACCGTGTCACGGTATACGGCAACACTGGTACACTGGGAACTGGCGATGACTACTACGTTACCGAGATATCCCTGCTTTACACCGAATtcaagaagatggagggTCACATTGTCCAGGCACCCAACAGCGTTCTCAACACCCTTTTCATTTTGAACCAGCGTCGTTCTGCAGGCCTCGCCGACCCCATCGAGCTCAAGCTTGGTTTCGGAACCGACCCGGAGctcatcgacgagctcaagTCCCGCATGCTCAACTTCTGCCTGGAAAACAAGCGCGACTACCAACCCCGCATCATTAGCGAGGTCAAGACGCTCAACGAGGTCCAGTCCTTCACCATGAACTTAATCTTTTTCCACAAGTCCAACTTCCAAAACGAGCTGCTCCGTCTTCAAAGGCACAACAAATTCGCCGCGCAGCTCATGGCCGAAGTCCGTAGCGTCGGTCTCCAGGGCCCTTGGCAGGTGCAACCCGGTGGCTCCCGCGACACCCCCTTCTACTGGGCTGGCGGCGCTCCCCCTTCGTACGACTCGTCCAAGCCCGGTCCCAGTGGCAACGAGCCCTCGACGCCTGCTACAGCGGGCGATACTCAGTCGCACCACTCACTCGCCCACTCTACCTCTGTTGGCCCGGCTGTTGTTACTCGGTCCCGCGCCGATTCGCGCACCGGTGTGGTGCCTTTTATCGACGACAACTGGAGCGATTTCCAAGACGTCTTCGAGGCTCGTAGAGAAGTTCACCAGCCCCACGTCTCGCGCCTACAGAGCATCCGCGAGCGATCCGACCTTGAGCGCCCTCAGAGCTCTACTTctggcgccgccgcttcgAGGCAGTCTCACGAGTCTGGCTCGCAGCGTCGTAGGTTCTTCGGACGCCCTCGGAGCTCCAGTAGGACGAAGACCGGCGATATCGTCTAG
- a CDS encoding Putative Zinc finger C2H2-type, protein MSSSGSPSGSSSGPSNPDTRSLEQKIRDDLCILSNEASVPWIQFEVATLGALAELNNEFAQAWGAKMRKDEEDAMDVDGGEGNNNEDEDEDDQGNINVNIDDGNDNNNDDDDDDGNGNDGENNDSDGNIDEPEDDNNGGNGGNGGSGNGNGNGNGNSPVPGPSSSGGGGGGGGGGGGDSGVDGRPRYYCSFPGCGKFYQAKRTRTRHIKDKHPNQPVPRFNDP, encoded by the exons ATGTCCTCGTCTGGCTCTCCCTCTGGCTCCTCATCCGGCCCGTCCAACCCCGACACCAGGTCTCTCGAGCAGAAGATCCGCGACGACCTCTGCATTCTCTCCAACGAAGCCTCGGTCCCCTGGATCCAGTTCGAGGTCGCGACgctcggcgccctcgccgagctgaacAACGAGTTCGCGCAGGCATGGGGGGCGAAGATGAGaaaggacgaggaggacgcgatggatgtcgacggcggtgAAGGCAACAAcaatgaagatgaagatgaagacgaccAGGGCAATATCAACGTCAACATCGATGAtggcaacgacaacaacaacgacgacgacgacgacgacggcaatgGCAATGACGGTGAAAACAATGACAGCGATGGTAACATTGATGAACCAGAGGATGACAATAATGGCGGAAATGGAGGAaatggcggcagcggcaacggcaatggcaacggcaacggcaacagcCCCGTACCAGGGCCTAGcagctccggcggcggcggcggtggaggcggtggaggcggcggcgatagCGGAGTCGATGGTCGCCCTAGGTATTACTGCTCTTTTCCTGGCTGCGGGAAATTCTACCAGGCCAAGCGGACACGCACCCGG CacatcaaggacaagcaTCCGAACCAGCCGGTCCCCCGGTTCAACGACCCCTAA
- a CDS encoding Putative F-box-like domain superfamily protein, with translation MQPQTPKLKTIEPRPRLRWFSFIPREVLLMIADQLSTPSQVAFALTCKYFFTTLCPTHQFPPPNMDDLLAILLLLGRDMPNWFLCFGCKRLLPLKRNNEGNLQGQLHTNCDSKLQIVREFLHKRPLRRRHIRSCRGVGLCHPWIESLSLVTWRPAVSGLERGVPEITFTEGHLIMNRHFYGAAHGLPTQHLESIFEFERSIPLDNGEIKTRHFPLDAYLRSKRYNLRPLRQNTLQAATRWKFTHETSAKVLDDELYVCRHHDINGPPCSTIDFSRVIDSLELPVCRHILGSSKMPSLRFWDEGNTCIPELQSIRISATEPQLDVHPDNAVGSCRMCFTDYEIAIERGGDQRKWSLKLTTYHKLGNFRTLKDDAWLGLMQTTRSRLLPEYHGKSPAGAVRKKWLQDRGKTSTAAGERSNSETSTHAGPLPSWILPFRFMVERRYSRFDGPSLDSWLAYRKAVVMCYSGQNNEARPGSVTYHGTKSVGEISDS, from the coding sequence ATGCAGCCACAAACTCCGAAACTCAAAACCATTGAGCCAAGACCGAGGCTCAGATGGTTCTCATTTATACCACGCGAGGTGCTCCTCATGATTGCAGACCAGCTATCCACACCATCACAGGTGGCCTTTGCGTTAACCTGCAAGTACTTTTTTACAACACTCTGCCCAACTCACCAATTCCCACCACCAAATATGGACGATCTACTTGCTATTCTCCTACTATTAGGGAGAGATATGCCGAATTGGTTTCTATGCTTTGGATGCAAACGGCTGCTGCCCTTGAAGCGAAATAACGAGGGTAATCTGCAAGGACAGCTTCACACAAACTGTGATTCCAAGCTTCAAATTGTTCGCGAGTTCCTTCATAAACGTCCACTGAGGCGGCGTCATATCAGAAGCTGCCGTGGAGTTGGTTTATGTCATCCCTGGATCGAGAGCCTAAGTCTTGTAACTTGGAGACCAGCGGTTAGTGGGCTGGAACGTGGTGTTCCTGAAATCACTTTCACCGAGGGCCATCTTATCATGAACCGGCATTTTTACGGAGCAGCTCATGGATTACCTACTCAACATCTCGAAAGCATATTTGAGTTCGAAAGATCTATCCCCTTAGACAATGGAGAGATCAAAACACGCCACTTCCCGCTTGACGCCTATCTCCGTAGCAAGAGATACAACTTGCGGCCGCTACGTCAAAACACATTACAAGCTGCCACACGTTGGAAATTTACCCACGAAACCTCTGCGAAGGTGCTAGATGACGAACTGTATGTTTGCCGTCATCATGATATAAACGGGCCTCCGTGCTCCACGATCGACTTCTCTAGGGTTATTGATAGTCTCGAGCTCCCCGTGTGTCGACACATTCTTGGCTCCAGCAAGATGCCTAGTCTGCGTTTCTGGGACGAAGGCAACACTTGCATCCCCGAGCTCCAAAGCATACGGATATCTGCAACCGAGCCTCAATTGGATGTACATCCGGACAACGCAGTTGGCTCATGTAGGATGTGCTTTACCGACTATGAAATCGCCATTGAAAGAGGCGGGGACCAGAGAAAATGGAGTTTGAAGCTCACCACCTATCACAAGCTTGGAAATTTCCGCACGCTCAAAGATGACGCCTGGCTTGGGCTGATGCAAACCACCCGTTCAAGACTTCTTCCGGAATACCATGGAAAGTCTCCTGCAGGAGCAGTTCGCAAAAAATGGCTTCAAGACCGGGGAAAAAcctcaacagcagcaggagAGCGCAGCAATTCGGAAACCAGCACACATGCTGGCCCACTCCCAAGTTGGATTCTTCCTTTTCGTTTTATGGTTGAACGGCGCTATTCTCGCTTTGATGGCCCGAGTCTTGATTCATGGCTGGCATATCGCAAAGCTGTCGTCATGTGCTATTCAGGCCAGAATAATGAGGCCAGACCAGGCTCAGTTACTTATCATGGAACAAAGTCCGTAGGGGAGATTTCAGACTCATGA
- a CDS encoding Putative metal-dependent hydrolase, composite domain superfamily, translated as MVSLTLSLGLFAALDLVSAMTPSSILFTDGTIIAFDQEANDLNVIRNGSVLVQQDRITGIWSSGEDPSVSIPPNTTVVDAAGKIIAPGFVDTHRHGWQTLFKTMFSNITLIEYFLHFGEAASAGRVDAEQVYIGQLAGLYESLNAGTTTSLDHAHHTWSDETSWAGLNASIDSGARVFWSYAFHEVANYTIAQQLVNFRDIVNASPQTDTAVELGIAFDSFDNGSVDQETIASVIDLAKEANISVLTTHSGGGVYGNDNSPTTLQSLNILNTSIPVVFSHGSYVTLKDTLLLRSTNQFLSITPESEMGFGLGRPTSNMAMDQAALGVDTHAFSSSDLVTQARMFLQTTRSAVTDELFRKWQAPGSNPMSVTQAFLLATRNGGLALRRPDLGVLSVGAKADIVVWDGTSPSLLGWVDPVAAIIMHSNVGDVEHVLVDGKFVKRDHKLVVGDYGSVKARFLEASNRIQEDWNQIPRPQLGDLTQAGARIIDLEQVDVTPGEGNGYGQLHV; from the exons ATGGTCTCACTCACTTTGTCACTTGGCCTTTTTGCGGCGCTGGATTTGGTATCCGCCATGACCCCGTCCTCTATTTTGTTTACTGACGGCACCATTATCGCTTTCGATCAAGAAGCAAACGACTTGAACGTCATCCGCAATGGAAGCGTTCTCGTTCAGCAAGACCGTATAACCGGGATCTGGTCGAGTGGGGAAGATCCTTCGGTGTCGATTCCCCCCAACACCACGGTCGTCGATGCGGCAGGCAAGATCATTGCCCCCGGTTTCGTTGATACGCACCGTCACGGCTGGCAGACCCTGTTCAAAACCATGTTCTCCAACATCACCCTTATCGAATATTTCCTCCATTTCGGAGAGGCGGCTTCTGCTGGACGCGTCGATGCTGAGCAGGTCTACATTGGCCAGCTTGCCGGTCTTTACGAATCGCTGAACGCAGGCACCACTACCTCGCTCGATCACGCCCATCACACCTGGTCGGATGAGACGTCCTGGGCTGGCCTGAATGCCAGTATTGACAGCGGCGCACGCGTGTTCTGGTCGTACGCCTTCCATGAGGTCGCCAACTACACCATCGCCCAGCAGCTTGTTAACTTCCGCGATATTGTAAATGCTTCGCCACAGACGGATACAGCTGTGGAACTGGGTATCGCTTTCGATAGCTTCGACAACGGCTCTGTGGACCAGGAAACGATTGCCTCGGTCATTGACTTGGCGAA GGAAGCCAACATCTCGGTCCTCACAACCCATAGTGGAGGAGGCGTGTATGGAA ACGACAATTCTCCTACCACTCTGCAGTCTCTGAACATACTCAACACAAGCATCCCCGTCGTGTTTTCGCACGGGTCATACGTCACTCTGAAAGACACGCTGCTTTTGCGGAGCACGAATCAGTTCCTCTCCATCACGCCCGAGTCGGAGATGGGCTTCGGTCTCGGACGCCCGACCAGCAACATGGCCATGGACCAGGCTGCCCTCGGTGTCGACACGCACGCCTTTTCGTCAAGCGATCTAGTCACCCAAGCTCGCATGTTCCTCCAGACAACGCGCTCCGCTGTCACCGACGAGCTCTTCCGGAAGTGGCAAGCTCCCGGATCGAACCCCATGAGTGTCACCCAGGctttcctcctcgccacccGCAACGGGGGTCTCGCACTTCGTCGTCCGGACCTCGGTGTTCTCAGTGTCGGTGCCAAGGCTGACATTGTGGTGTGGGATGGCACCAGCCCCAGCTTGCTAGGCTGGGTTGACCCCGTGGCGGCGATCATTATGCACTCCAACGTCGGTGATGTGGAGCATGTTCTTGTTGACGGCAAGTTCGTGAAGCGGGATCACAAGCTGGTCGTCGGGGACTATGGCAGCGTCAAGGCCCGATTTTTGGAGGCTTCGAACCGCATCCAGGAGGACTGGAATCAGATTCCCCGCCCTCAGCTCGGGGACCTCACTCAAGCCGGTGCTCGAATCATTGATCTCGAGCAGGTGGATGTCACGCCCGGGGAGGGCAACGGTTATGGTCAGCTGCATGTGTAA